GCAGGAGCAGCAGCCCCAGCGCGCTCAGCGCGACGACCGCGAGCACGATCCACATCGTGGACATCGTGGACGAGGAGTGGACCGAGTACAGGACCACACCGAAGGCGATCAGCGCCGACCAGAAGTACATGATCAGGACGGCCCTGCTGTGCGAGTGCCCGATCTCCAGCAGCCGGTGGTGGAGATGGCCGCGGTCTGCCGCGAACGGCGACTGGCCGTTCCACGTACGGCGCACGATCGCGAGGACGAGGTCGGCGACCGGGATCGCGATGATCGTCAACGGCAGCAGCAGCGGGATGAAGACCGGCAGCGCGGCGTGGGTCGCCTCACGCGTCGAACCGTCGGCGTAGATCTTCAGGGCGTCCGGGTCCACCTGGCCCGTGATGGAGATCGCGGCCGTCGCGAGCACCAGACCGATCAGCATCGATCCCGAGTCGCCCATGAAGATCCGGGCCGGATGCATGTTGTGCGGCAGGAAGCCGACACCCATGCCCATCAGGATCGCGGCGAAGAGGGTGGCGGGGGCCGCGGCCTCGATGCCGTACCCGTACCAGATCCGGTACGCGTACAGGAAGAACGCCGCCGCGGCGATGCACACCATGCCGGAGGCCAGACCGTCGAGTCCGTCGACGAAGTTGACCGCGTTGATGGTGATCACGACGAGCGCGACGGTCAGGAGCGTGCCCTGCCAGGAGGTCAGCGCGACGGTGCCGACACCGGGCACCGGGATCCACAGGATCGTCAGACCCTGCATCACCATGACACCGGCGGCGATCATCTGGCCGCCGAGCTTGATCAGGGCGTCGATCTCGAACTTGTCGTCCAGGACGCCGATCAGCCAGATCAGCGCGGCCCCGGAGAGCAGCGCGCGCGGCTCGTTCGACCGCTCGAAGACGCCGCCGAGATTCTGCAGGTTGCTGGCCACGAGCAGTCCGGCGCACAGGCCGAAGAACATGGCGATACCGCCGAGACGCGGTGTCGGTTCGCGGTGGACGTCTCGGGCGCGGATCGCGGGCATCGCGCCGATCGCGATGGCGAACTTCCGCACCGGACCGGTCAGTAGATAAGTCACCGCGGCCGTCACGCAGAGCGTCAGCAGGTAATCACGCACAGGCTGCCCCACAGGAATCGCCGGCCATCTGAGCCACACACACTAGCCCGCGACAGGACGAC
This window of the Streptomyces niveus genome carries:
- a CDS encoding MraY family glycosyltransferase produces the protein MRDYLLTLCVTAAVTYLLTGPVRKFAIAIGAMPAIRARDVHREPTPRLGGIAMFFGLCAGLLVASNLQNLGGVFERSNEPRALLSGAALIWLIGVLDDKFEIDALIKLGGQMIAAGVMVMQGLTILWIPVPGVGTVALTSWQGTLLTVALVVITINAVNFVDGLDGLASGMVCIAAAAFFLYAYRIWYGYGIEAAAPATLFAAILMGMGVGFLPHNMHPARIFMGDSGSMLIGLVLATAAISITGQVDPDALKIYADGSTREATHAALPVFIPLLLPLTIIAIPVADLVLAIVRRTWNGQSPFAADRGHLHHRLLEIGHSHSRAVLIMYFWSALIAFGVVLYSVHSSSTMSTMWIVLAVVALSALGLLLLLLPRFTPRAPRWAEAVVPPRYRRRRRDTRAESAESAQEAQEPGESRPGGGSQVPQESRPVDDVTADERTPVPAGVNGATAIGPRSRLSDRRKADSAY